The proteins below come from a single Serratia ficaria genomic window:
- a CDS encoding VOC family protein has product MRTQKRCMGYVAVVVDDYDRAIEYYTDKLGFTLVEDTPQPGKRWVVVTPNPESDCNILLARASNAKQEGFIGNQCGGRVFLFLQTDDFWRDYHAMKAKGVHFCEEPREEGYGTVVVFEDIYGNRWDLYQNA; this is encoded by the coding sequence ATGAGAACGCAGAAGCGATGCATGGGATATGTGGCCGTGGTGGTCGATGATTACGATCGCGCAATCGAGTATTACACAGACAAGTTGGGTTTTACCCTCGTTGAAGACACGCCGCAACCGGGGAAGCGCTGGGTAGTGGTGACGCCGAACCCGGAAAGCGATTGCAACATTCTTCTGGCCCGAGCCTCGAACGCGAAACAGGAAGGCTTTATTGGTAACCAATGCGGCGGCAGGGTGTTTCTGTTCCTGCAGACCGACGATTTCTGGCGCGATTACCACGCGATGAAAGCCAAAGGGGTTCATTTCTGCGAAGAGCCCCGTGAGGAGGGCTACGGAACGGTGGTTGTGTTTGAAGATATCTACGGCAACCGCTGGGATCTCTACCAAAACGCGTAG